One segment of Glaciihabitans arcticus DNA contains the following:
- a CDS encoding adenylate/guanylate cyclase domain-containing protein: protein MALRRPGLSIQSKLLVMLLAVSILSTLVIGAIGLASGRDSLEKAAFDQLVSVRESRHREIERTFDEIRSAVLLDSRNSSTVDASRRFNAAFAELQGETLPPDADSVVAAYYDDTFIPQLEERTQKTSDAAAFVPDSNAQRYLQYYYTAPFTDFDEAIKLDDAEDGSAWSEAHAKYHGYFREMTLQLGYEDALMLDTKGNVVYSAYSGVDLGTNVLSGPYAGGALTTAFQNSLRANVVDAVELTDFDRYQPSLGTPTAWAVSPIGDAGEITGALAVQLPIATINDVMTGSEGWKAEGLGNTGEVYLAGPDKTMRSASRLLIEHPDRFIDQVVSAGVSPQIAERAVAVNGTILLLPVDTTAVNEALRGQTGTAIATGYDGQEALVAYEPLDIEGVQWAIVAKIDSAEAFQPVSDFTRNVLLSIAGIVLAVCLLSLLLAQVFTRPVRGLVGAVRRVAAGETGIEVDASSRDEFGDLGAAFNDMSRNLQLKADLIEAQRMENEKLLHTLMPENVARRYREGEETIAEDHQDVSVVFADLVGTDAYFASHDSAEALAAVNGLVLGFDAAAAKLGIERVRTLRDGYLASCGLLVPRVDNVRRALDFAIEMRQVVQRFNSANGTSLDVRIGVDAGTVTSGLVGRENVAYDMWGDAVNIANAVRGASASPGIYVSDRVQSRLRDAYGFEQTDSDVDGTAVWRWVAEESRA, encoded by the coding sequence GTGGCGCTGCGCCGACCGGGTCTGAGCATCCAGTCCAAACTCCTCGTGATGCTGCTCGCTGTGAGCATCCTCTCCACGCTCGTCATCGGGGCGATCGGTCTCGCGTCCGGTCGGGACTCGCTCGAGAAGGCGGCCTTCGACCAGCTGGTGAGCGTTCGCGAATCCCGTCACCGTGAGATCGAGCGCACGTTCGACGAGATCCGCTCCGCTGTGCTGCTGGATTCGCGCAACTCGAGCACGGTCGACGCATCCCGTCGCTTCAATGCGGCTTTCGCGGAGCTGCAGGGCGAGACCCTGCCCCCGGACGCAGATTCGGTGGTTGCCGCCTACTATGACGACACCTTCATCCCGCAGCTCGAGGAGCGCACGCAGAAGACATCGGATGCCGCCGCTTTCGTGCCCGACTCGAACGCGCAGCGCTATCTGCAGTACTACTACACGGCCCCGTTCACCGACTTCGACGAGGCGATCAAGCTCGACGACGCGGAGGACGGCAGTGCCTGGTCGGAGGCGCACGCCAAGTACCACGGCTACTTCCGCGAGATGACGCTGCAGCTGGGCTATGAGGATGCGCTCATGCTGGACACCAAGGGCAACGTCGTCTACTCGGCGTACTCGGGGGTGGACCTCGGCACCAACGTGCTGAGCGGACCGTACGCGGGCGGGGCGCTGACCACCGCCTTCCAGAACTCGCTGCGCGCCAACGTCGTCGATGCCGTCGAGCTCACCGATTTCGATCGATACCAGCCCTCCCTCGGCACGCCGACCGCGTGGGCGGTCTCGCCGATCGGCGACGCGGGTGAGATCACGGGTGCACTCGCCGTGCAGCTGCCGATCGCCACCATCAACGACGTGATGACCGGTTCGGAGGGCTGGAAGGCGGAGGGACTCGGAAATACCGGCGAGGTATACCTCGCCGGTCCCGACAAGACCATGCGCTCCGCCTCGCGACTGCTCATCGAGCATCCCGACCGGTTCATCGACCAGGTCGTCTCCGCCGGGGTCTCCCCGCAGATCGCCGAGCGTGCCGTCGCCGTGAACGGCACGATCCTGCTGCTTCCGGTCGATACCACGGCGGTCAACGAGGCGCTGCGCGGCCAGACCGGAACCGCCATCGCAACCGGCTACGACGGGCAGGAGGCGCTCGTCGCGTACGAGCCGCTCGACATCGAGGGCGTGCAGTGGGCGATCGTCGCCAAGATCGACTCGGCCGAGGCGTTCCAGCCGGTGAGCGACTTCACCCGCAACGTGCTGCTCTCCATTGCCGGCATCGTGCTCGCCGTCTGCCTGCTCTCGCTGCTGCTCGCGCAGGTGTTCACACGACCCGTGCGCGGACTCGTCGGTGCCGTGCGCCGGGTGGCCGCAGGCGAGACCGGCATCGAGGTGGATGCGTCATCCCGCGATGAGTTCGGCGACCTCGGTGCCGCCTTCAACGATATGAGCCGCAACCTGCAGCTCAAGGCCGACCTCATCGAGGCGCAGCGCATGGAGAACGAGAAACTGCTGCACACGCTGATGCCGGAGAACGTGGCCCGCCGCTACCGCGAGGGTGAGGAGACCATCGCCGAGGACCACCAGGATGTCTCGGTGGTCTTCGCCGACCTGGTCGGAACGGACGCCTACTTCGCGAGCCACGACTCGGCCGAGGCGCTCGCAGCCGTCAACGGACTGGTGCTCGGCTTCGACGCGGCCGCCGCAAAGCTCGGCATCGAGCGGGTGCGCACCCTGCGCGACGGGTACCTTGCGAGCTGCGGCCTGCTGGTGCCCCGCGTCGACAACGTGCGTCGTGCGCTCGACTTCGCTATCGAGATGCGTCAGGTGGTGCAGAGGTTCAACTCCGCGAACGGAACGTCGCTCGACGTCAGGATCGGCGTGGACGCCGGAACGGTGACGAGCGGCCTCGTCGGGCGCGAGAACGTGGCGTACGACATGTGGGGTGATGCGGTGAACATCGCGAATGCCGTGCGCGGGGCATCCGCCAGCCCGGGAATCTACGTGAGCGACCGGGTGCAGTCGCGGCTGCGGGATGCCTACGGCTTCGAGCAGACCGACTCAGACGTCGACGGCACCGCGGTCTGGCGCTGGGTAGCGGAGGAGTCCCGTGCCTGA
- a CDS encoding ABC transporter ATP-binding protein, whose protein sequence is MSGMRGGGGGGGRMMGGGDAEAQKALNATAPRIPDLLKRISSLFAPYKRELTITIVLVLVSAGLSVLPPLLTKLAFDDGLFPAGGPNVPMLLELVGAMVLLWVASAALGVWQTWLTATVGNSVMGALRIRLFGHLQAMELGFFTRTKTGVIQSRLQNDVGGVAGVLSNTISSVIGNTVTVIAAFVSMLVLSWQLTIVAVILLPVLVVAQRRVGQVRARIATKTQESLSDMSAITQEALSVSGILLAKSFNQQQAETARYEAENKNQISLQVQQQMSGQWFFAIVNIFLSIIPAVIYLAAAWLILRDVPVTAGTIVAFTTVQARLMFPLLGLMRVALDLQTSQALFARIFEYLDLKPAITDPQTPVPIDPTRLGEVAFDEVVFRYPDAGDDTPATLKGITLDIQPGQFVAFVGPSGAGKTTVSYLIPRLHDVSSGRVLFAGTDVRDLGQDELVRNIGIVSQETYLFHASIGDNLRYAKPGATDEELVAAARAANIHDTIASFPAGYDTIVGERGYRLSGGEKQRIAIARVLLKDPAVLILDEATSSLDTISERVVQAALDAASHGRTTVAIAHRLSTVVAADRIYVVDSGRLVEQGTHEQLLAKGGIYSRLFAEQTTA, encoded by the coding sequence ATGAGCGGAATGCGCGGGGGCGGTGGCGGCGGAGGTCGCATGATGGGTGGCGGCGATGCCGAGGCTCAGAAGGCACTCAACGCCACCGCCCCTCGCATCCCCGACCTGCTGAAGCGCATCAGTTCGCTGTTCGCGCCGTACAAGCGAGAGCTCACGATCACCATCGTGCTCGTGCTGGTGAGCGCAGGGCTCAGCGTGCTGCCCCCGCTGCTCACAAAGCTCGCGTTCGACGACGGCCTGTTCCCGGCCGGCGGTCCGAACGTGCCGATGCTGCTCGAACTGGTGGGCGCGATGGTGCTGCTCTGGGTGGCCTCGGCCGCCCTCGGCGTCTGGCAGACCTGGCTGACCGCGACGGTCGGCAACTCGGTGATGGGTGCGCTGCGCATCCGGCTGTTCGGCCACCTGCAGGCGATGGAGCTCGGCTTCTTCACCCGCACCAAGACCGGTGTCATCCAGTCGCGCCTGCAGAACGACGTCGGCGGTGTCGCGGGCGTGCTGAGCAACACGATCTCGAGCGTCATCGGCAACACCGTCACGGTCATCGCCGCGTTCGTGAGCATGCTCGTGTTGAGCTGGCAGCTGACGATTGTGGCGGTCATCCTGCTGCCGGTGCTGGTGGTAGCCCAACGCCGCGTCGGGCAGGTGCGCGCGCGCATCGCCACGAAGACCCAGGAGTCGCTCTCCGACATGTCGGCGATCACGCAGGAGGCGCTGAGCGTCTCCGGCATCCTGCTCGCCAAGAGCTTCAACCAGCAGCAGGCCGAGACCGCGCGCTACGAGGCGGAGAACAAGAACCAGATCAGCCTTCAGGTGCAGCAGCAGATGAGCGGGCAGTGGTTCTTCGCGATCGTCAACATCTTCCTGTCGATCATCCCGGCCGTCATCTACCTCGCCGCCGCCTGGCTGATCCTTCGGGATGTCCCGGTCACCGCCGGCACGATCGTCGCCTTCACGACGGTGCAGGCGCGCCTCATGTTCCCGCTTCTCGGGCTCATGCGGGTGGCGCTCGACCTGCAGACGTCGCAGGCGCTGTTCGCCCGAATCTTCGAGTACCTCGATCTCAAGCCCGCCATCACCGACCCGCAGACGCCGGTGCCGATCGACCCCACCCGCCTCGGCGAGGTCGCCTTCGATGAGGTGGTGTTCCGCTATCCGGACGCTGGCGATGACACCCCCGCGACCCTCAAGGGCATCACGCTCGACATTCAGCCCGGCCAGTTCGTCGCCTTCGTCGGGCCGTCAGGCGCGGGCAAGACGACCGTGTCGTACCTCATCCCGAGGCTGCACGATGTGTCGAGCGGCAGGGTCCTGTTCGCCGGCACCGACGTGCGCGACCTCGGCCAGGACGAGCTCGTGCGCAACATCGGCATCGTGAGCCAGGAGACCTACCTGTTCCACGCGTCGATCGGCGACAACCTGCGGTACGCGAAGCCGGGCGCGACCGACGAAGAGCTGGTCGCTGCGGCCCGAGCCGCCAACATCCACGACACGATCGCGTCGTTCCCGGCCGGCTATGACACGATCGTGGGGGAGCGCGGCTACCGGCTGAGTGGCGGCGAGAAGCAGCGCATCGCCATCGCTCGTGTGCTGCTCAAGGACCCGGCCGTGCTCATCCTCGACGAGGCGACGAGTTCGCTCGACACCATCTCCGAGCGGGTCGTGCAGGCTGCGCTGGATGCGGCGTCCCACGGCCGGACCACTGTGGCCATCGCCCACCGGCTCTCGACGGTCGTGGCTGCCGACCGCATCTACGTCGTCGACTCCGGGCGGCTCGTGGAACAGGGAACACACGAGCAACTGCTTGCCAAGGGCGGTATCTACTCGCGATTGTTCGCGGAGCAGACCACGGCGTAA
- a CDS encoding carbohydrate ABC transporter permease: MTSTPVVAPVKADPAILDRDPKTSRVKRRLTSRGATAAALIIAVLWTIPTFGLFLSSFRPEEEIKANGWWTIFQNPGFTLDNYREVLFSASASAPQLGSYFVNSLAIAIPATLFPLVLAAMAAYAFAWIKFKGSSALFVFIFALQIVPLQMALIPLLQVFSGVLQPFQESIGDALNIPTSNYLQVWIAHTIFALPLAIFLLHNFISEIPGEVIEAARVDGASHSQVFFRIVIPLAIPALASFAIFQFLWVWNDLLVALIFSGGTSDAAPLTQRLAELTGSRGQEWQRLTAAAFVSLVIPLVVFFSLQRYFVRGLLAGSTKG; encoded by the coding sequence ATGACATCGACACCCGTGGTCGCGCCGGTCAAGGCCGACCCCGCGATCCTCGACCGCGATCCGAAGACCAGTCGCGTCAAGCGTCGCCTCACCTCACGGGGTGCGACGGCCGCGGCACTCATCATCGCCGTGCTCTGGACGATCCCGACCTTCGGGCTCTTCCTGTCGTCGTTCCGTCCGGAGGAGGAGATCAAGGCCAACGGCTGGTGGACGATCTTCCAGAACCCGGGCTTCACGCTCGACAACTACCGAGAGGTGCTGTTCTCGGCCTCCGCGTCGGCACCCCAGCTCGGCTCGTACTTCGTGAATTCGCTCGCCATCGCGATCCCGGCGACGCTGTTCCCGCTCGTACTCGCCGCGATGGCTGCCTACGCCTTCGCGTGGATCAAGTTCAAGGGCTCGAGTGCGCTCTTCGTCTTCATCTTCGCGCTGCAGATCGTGCCGCTGCAGATGGCGCTCATTCCGCTGCTGCAGGTCTTCTCGGGTGTGTTGCAGCCCTTCCAGGAGTCGATCGGCGATGCGCTCAACATCCCGACCAGCAACTACCTGCAGGTCTGGATCGCGCACACGATCTTCGCGCTGCCGTTGGCGATCTTCCTGCTGCACAACTTCATCTCCGAGATTCCCGGTGAGGTCATCGAGGCGGCGAGGGTGGATGGCGCAAGCCACAGCCAGGTCTTCTTCCGCATCGTGATCCCGCTCGCCATCCCGGCACTCGCGTCCTTCGCGATCTTCCAGTTCCTGTGGGTGTGGAACGACCTCCTGGTCGCCCTCATCTTCTCGGGAGGCACCTCGGATGCCGCGCCACTCACCCAGAGACTCGCGGAGCTCACCGGAAGCCGCGGGCAGGAATGGCAGCGTCTCACGGCCGCGGCGTTCGTGTCGCTCGTTATACCGCTGGTGGTGTTCTTCAGCCTCCAGCGTTACTTCGTTCGCGGCCTGCTCGCAGGTTCGACGAAGGGATAG
- a CDS encoding carbohydrate ABC transporter permease yields the protein MRTADLIEKLVQVGLGLAVFAAVVGLVLFIVDKAPKKIRDVVQLVAYLSPALILLAIGLIYPAIRTSILAFTDKAGSFIGLTHFEWIFTQPDAVRVVLNTIVWVVCVPLVSTIVGLAYAVFIDKSRGERFFKALVFMPMAISFVGAGIIWRFIYDYRAGDREQIGLLNQIVIWLGGEPVKWLQTEPINTFLLIVVMVWIQTGFAMVILSASIKGIPTEQIEAAQLDGTNSWQQFTNVTLPGIRSSLVVVVTTISIATLKVFDIVRTMTAGNFDTSVIANEMYTQAFRANEPGRGAALALVLFILVLPIVIYNVRVLRKQREIR from the coding sequence GTGAGGACTGCAGATCTCATAGAAAAACTCGTCCAGGTGGGTCTGGGCCTCGCGGTCTTCGCGGCGGTCGTCGGGCTCGTCCTGTTCATCGTCGACAAAGCCCCGAAGAAGATCCGGGATGTCGTACAGCTCGTCGCCTACCTCTCGCCCGCTCTCATCCTGCTCGCGATCGGCCTGATCTACCCGGCCATCCGCACGAGCATCCTCGCCTTCACCGACAAGGCCGGCTCTTTCATCGGCCTCACCCACTTCGAGTGGATCTTCACGCAGCCCGATGCCGTGCGCGTGGTACTCAACACGATCGTCTGGGTTGTGTGTGTGCCGCTCGTCTCCACCATCGTCGGCCTCGCCTACGCGGTGTTCATCGACAAGTCCCGCGGTGAGCGGTTCTTCAAGGCCCTCGTCTTTATGCCGATGGCCATCTCCTTCGTGGGCGCCGGAATCATCTGGCGCTTCATCTACGACTACCGTGCCGGTGACCGCGAGCAGATCGGACTGCTCAACCAGATCGTCATCTGGCTGGGCGGCGAACCGGTCAAGTGGCTGCAGACGGAACCGATCAACACGTTCCTGCTCATCGTCGTGATGGTCTGGATCCAGACCGGTTTCGCGATGGTCATTCTCTCGGCATCCATCAAGGGCATCCCGACCGAGCAGATTGAGGCGGCCCAGCTCGACGGCACCAACTCCTGGCAGCAGTTCACCAACGTGACTCTTCCGGGCATCCGGAGCTCACTCGTGGTGGTGGTCACGACCATCTCGATAGCGACCCTGAAGGTCTTCGACATCGTTCGAACGATGACCGCCGGAAACTTCGACACCAGCGTCATCGCCAATGAGATGTACACCCAGGCCTTCCGGGCCAACGAACCGGGCCGAGGGGCAGCGCTCGCGCTTGTGCTGTTCATCCTCGTGCTGCCCATCGTCATTTACAACGTGCGAGTACTTCGTAAGCAGAGGGAGATCCGATGA
- a CDS encoding ABC transporter substrate-binding protein gives MSSVLRHRLLMPIAAAGIIGLALSGCVSDEPVDRGDVDCAPYDTYGTFEGDEVSISGTIVEAEADRLVESWADFASCTGIAIDYQGTQEFEANIRQLAEGGNPPDLGIFPQPGLFADLASSDFFVPAPEAVEANVDKFWSPDWKAYGTNGDTFYGAPLMASIKGYVWYSPSEFEEKGYEVPTTLDELNDLADTIADEGDHKPWCASYASDAATGWPVTDWIEDYVLREQGPEVYDQWYKHEIPFNDPRIVEAFDSVGDILKNEDMVGDVTAGLSIPFGEGGLPILDGTCSLHHQASFYEGFWGDGVEVAPDGDIFAFILPAESADAPLAVTGGGEIVGAFSDAPAVAAFQAYLSSDTWANNRVKLGGVISANNGLDASLASSDLLTQSIEILQDPDTTYRFDASDLMPGAVGGNSFFKGIVSWIGGESSQKVADTIEASWPAE, from the coding sequence ATGAGTTCAGTCCTGCGCCACCGCTTACTCATGCCGATCGCCGCAGCAGGCATCATCGGCCTCGCACTGTCCGGCTGCGTTTCAGACGAGCCGGTCGATCGGGGGGACGTCGATTGTGCGCCCTACGACACCTACGGAACCTTCGAGGGTGACGAGGTCTCGATCTCGGGCACCATCGTCGAGGCCGAAGCCGACCGCCTCGTCGAGTCGTGGGCGGACTTCGCATCGTGCACCGGCATCGCCATCGACTACCAGGGCACCCAGGAGTTCGAGGCGAACATCCGCCAGCTCGCCGAGGGTGGCAACCCGCCCGACCTCGGCATCTTCCCGCAGCCCGGCCTGTTCGCCGACCTCGCGTCGAGCGACTTCTTCGTGCCCGCCCCCGAGGCGGTCGAAGCCAACGTCGACAAGTTCTGGTCTCCCGACTGGAAGGCTTACGGCACCAACGGCGACACCTTCTATGGTGCACCGCTGATGGCGAGCATCAAGGGCTACGTCTGGTACTCCCCGAGCGAGTTCGAGGAGAAGGGCTACGAGGTCCCGACCACGCTCGACGAGCTCAACGACCTCGCCGACACGATCGCCGACGAGGGTGACCACAAGCCGTGGTGCGCGAGCTACGCCTCCGACGCTGCCACCGGCTGGCCCGTGACCGACTGGATCGAGGACTACGTGCTGCGCGAGCAGGGTCCCGAGGTCTACGACCAGTGGTACAAGCACGAGATCCCCTTCAACGATCCCCGCATCGTCGAGGCGTTCGACTCGGTCGGCGACATCCTGAAGAACGAGGACATGGTCGGCGACGTCACCGCCGGTCTCTCCATCCCGTTCGGTGAGGGCGGCCTGCCGATCCTCGACGGCACCTGCTCGCTGCACCACCAGGCATCCTTCTACGAGGGCTTCTGGGGCGACGGCGTGGAGGTGGCACCCGACGGTGACATCTTCGCCTTCATCCTCCCGGCCGAATCCGCCGACGCTCCCCTCGCCGTCACCGGTGGTGGAGAGATCGTCGGAGCCTTCTCCGACGCTCCCGCAGTCGCCGCCTTCCAGGCGTACCTCTCGAGCGACACCTGGGCGAACAACCGCGTGAAGCTCGGTGGCGTCATCAGCGCCAACAACGGTCTTGACGCCTCGCTCGCCTCGAGTGACCTGCTCACGCAGAGCATCGAGATCCTGCAGGACCCTGACACCACCTACCGTTTTGACGCTTCGGACCTCATGCCGGGCGCCGTGGGTGGCAACTCCTTCTTCAAGGGGATCGTCAGCTGGATCGGTGGTGAGAGCAGCCAGAAGGTTGCCGACACCATCGAAGCGAGCTGGCCCGCCGAGTAG
- a CDS encoding LacI family DNA-binding transcriptional regulator, which yields MSGIDEVARRAGVSKSTASRALSGRGYVSDATRLRVEGAAAEMGYVVSTNAASLVTGQTRNVGVVIPFINRWFFAEVLEGIESALIAAGYDLTLYRLSPHADLRRKVFDYFLVRKRVDAVIAVGIALTPSEVDLLHSLKKPIVGIGGDVEGMSTISIDDGRAARMATEHVIGLGHTRVMHFGGEQEEQLDFRVPDSRLTGFRDCLQAAGIADQDDFRGTPFSIPGGFATAMAVLADPRTRPTAVVAGCDEIAIGVILAARQLGIPVPAQLSVVGIDDHELAELFGLTTVRQEPGKQGAAAVATVLAELAEPAPSEAVRAPVSLVVRSSTTAPAA from the coding sequence GTGAGCGGCATCGACGAGGTCGCCCGCCGTGCGGGAGTCTCCAAGTCGACGGCATCCCGGGCACTCAGCGGTCGTGGCTACGTCTCCGACGCCACCAGGTTGCGGGTCGAGGGCGCCGCAGCGGAGATGGGCTATGTCGTCTCGACCAACGCCGCGAGCCTTGTCACCGGGCAGACCCGGAATGTCGGGGTCGTCATCCCGTTCATCAACCGGTGGTTCTTCGCCGAGGTGCTGGAGGGCATCGAGTCAGCGCTCATCGCGGCCGGCTACGACCTCACGCTGTATCGCCTCAGTCCGCACGCCGACCTCCGGCGCAAGGTCTTCGACTACTTTCTCGTGCGCAAGCGTGTGGACGCCGTCATCGCGGTGGGTATCGCGCTCACGCCGAGCGAGGTCGACCTGCTGCACTCGCTGAAGAAGCCGATCGTCGGCATCGGCGGCGACGTCGAAGGAATGTCGACCATCAGCATCGACGACGGCCGAGCCGCCCGCATGGCCACCGAGCACGTGATCGGTCTCGGGCACACCCGCGTGATGCACTTCGGGGGCGAGCAGGAGGAGCAGCTCGACTTCCGGGTGCCCGACTCACGACTCACCGGCTTTCGCGACTGCCTGCAGGCTGCGGGCATCGCCGACCAGGACGATTTTCGCGGTACGCCGTTCAGCATTCCCGGCGGCTTCGCGACGGCCATGGCCGTGCTGGCCGATCCGCGCACGCGGCCGACCGCCGTTGTTGCGGGATGCGACGAAATCGCGATCGGCGTCATCCTCGCCGCGAGGCAGCTGGGGATCCCCGTGCCGGCACAGCTCTCGGTCGTCGGAATCGACGACCACGAGCTCGCCGAGCTCTTCGGACTCACGACCGTTCGGCAGGAGCCGGGCAAGCAGGGCGCTGCCGCGGTCGCGACCGTACTCGCCGAACTCGCCGAGCCGGCCCCCTCCGAGGCCGTGCGGGCACCCGTGTCGCTCGTGGTGCGTTCGAGCACAACCGCCCCCGCGGCCTGA
- the rplL gene encoding 50S ribosomal protein L7/L12, translating into MAKLSSEELIEAFKELTLIELSEFVKKFEEVFEVTAAAPVAVAAAGGAAAAAEEVEEKDSFDVILEAAGEKKIQVIKEVRALTSLGLGEAKAVVDGAPGPVLEGVNKETAEKAKAQLEEAGATVTLK; encoded by the coding sequence ATGGCAAAGCTGTCAAGCGAAGAACTCATCGAGGCCTTCAAGGAGCTCACGCTCATTGAGCTCAGCGAGTTCGTCAAGAAGTTCGAAGAGGTCTTCGAGGTCACCGCTGCTGCTCCCGTAGCAGTTGCTGCTGCCGGTGGCGCTGCTGCCGCTGCTGAAGAGGTTGAGGAGAAGGACTCCTTCGACGTCATCCTCGAGGCTGCCGGCGAGAAGAAGATCCAGGTCATCAAGGAGGTCCGTGCACTCACGAGCCTCGGCCTCGGCGAGGCCAAGGCCGTCGTCGATGGCGCACCGGGCCCGGTCCTCGAAGGTGTCAACAAGGAGACCGCCGAGAAGGCAAAGGCTCAGCTCGAAGAAGCTGGCGCCACCGTCACCCTCAAGTAG
- the rplJ gene encoding 50S ribosomal protein L10 codes for MANKEASVAELTDLFRNSTAVLLTEYRGLSVAQLKTLRTSIREHATYAVVKNTLTKIAANEAGISSFDDELVGPSAIAFVHGDAVTVAKALRDFAKANPLLVIKGGYFDGNPLTAAEVTKLADLESREVLLGKLAGAFKASLFGAAYLFTAPLSKTVRTVEALREKQESAN; via the coding sequence ATGGCGAACAAGGAAGCTTCGGTTGCCGAGCTTACGGATCTGTTCCGTAACTCGACCGCCGTTCTGCTGACCGAGTACCGCGGTCTCTCGGTTGCTCAGCTCAAGACGCTGAGAACAAGCATCCGCGAGCACGCGACGTACGCCGTGGTGAAGAACACGCTTACCAAGATCGCGGCCAACGAAGCCGGCATCAGCTCGTTTGATGACGAACTCGTCGGCCCGTCAGCGATCGCATTTGTACACGGCGACGCCGTCACCGTTGCAAAGGCTCTGCGCGACTTCGCCAAGGCAAACCCTCTGCTCGTAATCAAGGGCGGTTACTTCGACGGTAACCCTCTCACGGCTGCAGAGGTCACCAAGCTCGCCGATCTCGAGTCCCGCGAAGTTCTGCTCGGCAAGCTTGCCGGCGCCTTCAAGGCCTCGCTCTTCGGCGCCGCCTATCTGTTCACCGCACCGCTGTCGAAGACGGTTCGCACCGTCGAAGCGCTGCGTGAGAAGCAGGAGTCCGCGAACTAG
- a CDS encoding sensor histidine kinase, whose protein sequence is MTLRTRLLLGILGLLAAVSIIVGTVSVATLDSSLRARLDSQLISATSRTQGVIDGPGGGPGGGRPEPTDFLKIAGLPPSTIGGYLRGGVLNVRVLGDDLETTQLTTAQQQVLLGLSTDSEPQTLDLGGDLGEYRFRIAEGDGRGGQLVIGLPLNDVRATVLQLILVILLVTVLGLLAAFFAGRAIVRVALRPLERVAATATAVSELPLERGEVALAPRVPDEDADPSTEVGQVGAAFNRMLGHVASALTAREASERKVRTFVADASHELRTPLASIRGYAELTRRGGHDLPADVAHALARVESESIRMTGLVDDLLLLARLDDGRSLESHPVDLTALLADAVSDAHAAGQEHEWILELPDQPITVEGDAVRLHQVVANLLTNARVHTPAGTRVVASLESSGGRAIIRVRDDGPGIDEKVRETVFERFSRGDGSRSRAAGSTGLGLAIAAAIVEAHGGTVSVDSEPGGTTFVVELPIGPSIT, encoded by the coding sequence ATGACGCTGCGCACGAGGCTACTGCTCGGCATCCTCGGGCTGCTCGCCGCGGTCAGCATCATCGTCGGCACGGTCAGCGTCGCCACCCTGGACTCATCCCTGCGCGCGCGCCTCGACAGCCAGCTGATCTCGGCGACGAGCCGCACCCAGGGAGTCATCGACGGCCCCGGTGGTGGGCCCGGCGGTGGACGCCCGGAGCCGACCGACTTCCTCAAGATCGCCGGCCTGCCGCCGAGCACGATCGGCGGCTACCTGCGCGGCGGTGTGCTCAACGTGCGGGTGCTCGGCGACGATCTCGAGACCACGCAGCTCACGACCGCGCAGCAGCAGGTGCTGCTGGGTCTCTCCACCGACAGCGAGCCCCAGACCCTCGACCTCGGCGGCGACCTGGGCGAGTACCGCTTCCGCATCGCCGAGGGCGACGGTCGTGGCGGACAGCTCGTGATCGGCCTGCCGCTGAACGATGTGCGCGCCACGGTGCTGCAGCTCATCCTCGTGATCCTGCTCGTGACGGTTCTCGGGCTGCTGGCCGCGTTCTTCGCCGGGCGCGCGATCGTGCGGGTCGCCCTGCGTCCCCTCGAGCGGGTGGCCGCCACCGCGACCGCCGTCTCGGAGCTTCCGCTCGAGCGTGGGGAGGTTGCGCTCGCCCCACGCGTGCCCGACGAAGACGCCGACCCGTCGACCGAGGTCGGGCAGGTGGGCGCGGCGTTCAACCGCATGCTCGGGCACGTGGCATCCGCCCTCACCGCCCGCGAGGCGAGCGAGCGCAAGGTGCGCACCTTCGTGGCGGACGCGAGCCACGAACTGCGCACGCCGCTCGCCTCGATCCGCGGGTACGCCGAGCTCACCCGCCGCGGCGGTCACGACCTGCCGGCCGATGTCGCGCACGCGCTGGCCCGGGTGGAGTCCGAGTCGATCCGCATGACCGGGCTGGTGGATGACCTCCTCCTCCTCGCCCGCCTCGACGACGGTCGTAGCCTCGAGTCGCACCCGGTCGACCTGACGGCCCTGCTCGCCGACGCCGTGAGCGACGCGCACGCGGCCGGGCAGGAGCACGAGTGGATCCTCGAGCTGCCCGACCAACCGATCACCGTCGAGGGCGACGCGGTGCGCCTGCACCAGGTCGTCGCCAACCTGCTCACCAACGCCCGCGTGCACACGCCGGCCGGCACGCGTGTGGTCGCCTCGCTCGAGTCGAGCGGCGGTCGGGCGATCATTCGGGTGCGGGATGACGGCCCCGGCATCGACGAGAAGGTACGCGAAACGGTCTTCGAGCGGTTCTCCCGCGGCGACGGTTCCCGGTCGCGCGCGGCGGGCAGCACGGGCCTCGGGCTCGCGATCGCGGCCGCGATCGTCGAGGCGCACGGTGGCACCGTGTCCGTCGACAGCGAGCCGGGAGGCACGACATTCGTCGTCGAGTTGCCGATCGGGCCATCCATCACATAG